AAGGACTGAACGTATCTGCGGTTTTATCGGCTTTGGGGTATGGAAATACCGCACTGGGCTTTGTGGCAGGGTTTACCGGAGAAGAAATTGAACGGGGAGTCAAGGGCCTTGGGTTTCAGTCGGATTTTATCCGGGTTGAAAAGGGGCTGTCCAGGATCAATGTGAAGCTTAAATCCCAGGAAGAGACAGAGATCAACGGCATGGGTCCTGAAATTACCGGAAAAGACGTAAAGCAGCTTTTTGAAAAGCTGGACCGTCTGACGGCCGGAGATGTGCTGGTCTTATCCGGCAGCATTCCCAAATCCATTGACGATGACATCTATGAGCGGATCATGAAGTCTCTGGACGGAAGGGGAGTCCGTATCGTGGTGGATGCAACAAAGGATTTGCTTATTAATGTACTTCCTTACCATCCCTTTCTCATTAAGCCAAATAATCATGAGTTGGGCGAGATGTTTGGCGTAACCCTTCATGGCCCGGAGGAGATCATCTGCTATGGAAAGCGCCTTCAGGAAAAAGGCGCCGGAAATGTACTGATTTCCATGGCAGGAGACGGAGCCATCCTGATTACGGAAGAAGGGGACGTGTTCCGGATGGGAGTGCCAAAGGGAACAGTGAAGAATTCTGTGGGAGCAGGAGATTCCATGGTGGCCGGATTTATTGCAGGTTACTTAGAAAACGGCAGCTATAAGCACGCCCTGCGCTTGGGAAGTGCAGCGGGAAGTGCCAGTGCCTTTTCAGAGGGACTTGCAGGCAGGGAAGACATTATGAGACTGTATGAAGAATTATCAAAGGAGGGGTTTTGATGAGAATTACAGAATTGCTGAAAAAGGAAAGCATTGAACTGGGAGTAAAGGTTTCCGGCAAGGAAGAGGCTATTGACAGGCTGGTGGGCTTAATGGAAGCCGGCGGAAGGCTTAAGGATAAGGCCGGATACAAGGAAGGGATTCTGGCAAGGGAAGCCCTGGGGAGTACGGCAGTAGGTGACGGAATCGCCATTCCCCATGCAAAGGTAGCGGCAGTAAAGGAGCCGGGCCTTTCCGCCATGGTAGTGCCGGGGGGCGTGGATTATGAAGCTTTTGACGGCTCCCTTGCCCATTTGATCTTCATGATCGCAGCACCGGAAGGAGAAGCGGATGTTCACCTGGAGGCATTATCCAGGCTTTCCACTCTTCTCATGGACCCGGATTTTAAGAACGATTTAATGAAAGCCCAATCAAAGGAAGAATTTTTACGTCTTATTGACGATAAGGAATCAGAACGGTATCAAAAGAAAGAAGAAAAAACAGAACCTGGGGCAAAGGCCCCCACCGGATATCAGGTTTTGGCAGTGACTGCATGTCCTACGGGAATTGCCCACACCTTTATGGCGGCTGAGAACTTGGAACAGCAGGGGAAGAAGCTGGGAATAGCGCTTAAGGCGGAGACCAACGGAGCAGAAGGCGCCGGCAATGTCCTGACAAAGGCTGAGATTGCAGCAGCGGACGGAATCATCATAGCTGCGGATAAGAAGGTGGATATGGCCCGTTTTGACGGAAAGCGGGTGGTTATGGCCACTGTAACGGAAGGCATCCAAAAGGGAGAAGAGCTGATCAAAAAGGCGGTCAGCAAAGAGACTCCTGTTTATCATCATTCCGGGTCTGCTTCCTCATCAGAGGAAAGGGAACAGGAACATGTGGGCCGCTCCATCTATAAGCATTTGATGAACGGCGTTTCCCACATGCTTCCGTTTGTTATTGGCGGCGGTATTTTAATTGCTCTGGCCTTCCTGTTTGACGATTATTCCATTGATCCTTCTAATTTTGGTAAGAACACTCCTTTGGCTGCTTACTTAAAGACCATTGGAGAGCAGGCATTTGGAATGATGCTTCCTGTTCTGGCAGGATACATTGCTATGAGCATTGCAGACCGTCCCGGCCTGGCTGTGGGATTTGTCGGCGGGCTTATTGCTAAAATGGGCGCCACCTTTGCAAACCCGGCAGGGGGAAGCGTGAACTCAGGCTTTCTTGGAGCTTTGTTAGCCGGTTTTATCGGCGGGTACATTGTGATCATGCTAAAAAAGGCATTCAGCAAGCTTCCAAAGTCCCTGGAAGGAATCAAACCTGTTCTTTTATATCCGCTCATCGGTATTTTACTAGTCGCCGTGGTAACCACCTTTATCAATCCTTTTATCGGCGCTATTAACGATGGAATTACGGGCCTGTTAAACGGTATGGGCGGTACCAGCAAGATCATTCTGGGCGCTGTGGTCGGCGGCATGATGTCCGTGGATATGGGCGGTCCTGTGAATAAGGCTGCTTATGTGTTTGGTACGGCACAGTTGGCGGAAGGCAATTTTGATATTATGGCGGCTGTTATGGCCGGTGGTATGGTTCCGCCTATTGCTGTTGCTCTCTGCACCACATTTTTTAAAAAGAAATTTACGGAAAAAGAGCGCCAGTCAGGCCTGGTCAACTATATTATGGGATTGTCCTTTATTTCTGAGGGAGCCATTCCCTTTGCAGCCGCTGACCCGATCCGTGTAATTCCTTCCTGTATCATAGGTTCTGCAGTAGCAGGCGGTCTTTCCATGGCTCTTGGCTGTACCCTTCGGGCGCCTCATGGAGGTATCTTTGTCCTTCCTACCATTGGAAATCCTTTTGGATACCTGATAGCCATTATCGTTGGTTCTGCTGCAGGCTGCCTTATATTAGCAGCGTTAAAGAAGAATCTGGAAACAGAATAAGGTATTTAAGGCGCCCCGGCATTGCGGCTGGGGCGCTTTGCTGCATTCTGGAAATGGGTGGATTTTTTTCCGGTTATGTTTTATAATCTTAAGAAGCAGGATTGAATCGTCAAAGAAAGGGGTTAAGCAGTAAGGATAACAGGAAGGAGAAAACGATGTATAAATGCTGTATATTTGATCTGGACGGTACCATTATTGATACCATTCATTCCCTGGCTTACAGCATCAGCCTGACCATGGAGCATTTTGGATATGGGCCGGTTGATGTGGATCACACCAAAAAATTTGTAGGCGATGGATTTAAAAAGCTGGTTGAACGGGCCCTTATTTATTCGGGAGATGAGAAACTGACCCATTATGAGGAAGCCCTTGCATTTTATGAGGATACCTTTGAGAAAAACTGCCTTTACAAGGTGGAGCCATACGAAGGGATGCCAGAGCTTTTGAAGTTTCTTAAAGATAAGGGAATCAAGATCGGGGTACTTACCAACAAAGGCCATGAACGGGCCGTTGAATGCGTGGAAGCTGTTTACGGCAAGGGATTTTTTGATTTAATTACCGGAGAGGGCAATGGGGTCAAATGCAAGCCTGATCCCTCGGGAGCCTTTATGACAGCAGAGCACTTTCACGCAAAGCCTTCGGAATGCCTTTATTTTGGAGATACCAATACGGATATGAGGACAGGCATTCATGCCGGAATGGATACAGTGGCCGTAACCTGGGGCTTTCGTGACCGGGCGGAGTTAGAAGCATTTCATCCCAGATACATGATTGGACATCCCGATGAGATTAAGCATGTTTTTGAATAAAATTTAAAAATAATGGGAAATTAAGGAGAGATATGTAAAAGTATCTCTTCTTTTTTTATTTGGCAAAGTGGGAGGAACTATGGCGAATCACTTAAAATGGGGATTGATTATGATAGCGGCTGTCTGGGCTGCGTTAATAGGGACTATGCTGGGATATACCTGGAACATCATGCATATGCCCCAGAGGGTACCAAATATTCAGATACCTCAGATGCAAAATCCGAATATAAGCATTGAGACCCAGGAAAAAATGGAGGGCTACTGGACCGTGGCGGTGTTTGGCGTGGATTCCAGGGAAGGAACTCTGGGAAAGGGTACCAGGTCGGATATGCAGATGATCCTTAATGTAGATCTTGGTACAGGAGAAATCCGTCTGGTTTCTGTTTACCGGGATACTTATTTAAGGATCGATGATAAGGAGCGGTATGATAAGATCAATGAGGCATATTTTAAAGGAGGCCATATACAGGCCATTGAAGCTTTAAGGGAGAATTTGGATTTAAGCATTGATGATTATGCATCATTTAGCTGGAAGGCTGTTGCTGATGCCATCAATCTTCTGGGCGGGATCGATGTGGATATCAGCCATGAAGAATTCCGGGTGATTAATGGCTTTATCACGGAAACTGTGGAATCTACAGGTGTAGGCTCCCATCATTTAAAGCAGGAAGGCATTAACCACTTAGATGGGGTCCAGGCAGTTGCCTATGCAAGGCTCAGGAAAATGGATACGGATTTTAAGCGTACCGAGCGGCAGAGAGAGGTGGTGGACCTGGCACTTAATAAGGCCAGGGAAGCGGATGCGGCAACCTTAACGAAGGTAGTTACCGCTGTGCTTCCCCAGATATCCACCAGCATCGGTATGAAGGATATGCTTCCCCTGATGAAAAATGTAAAAAGGTTTCATCTGACTGAAACGGAAGGCTTTCCGTCAAAGCTTAAGGATGTGATGATCGGAAAAAGAGACTGTGTTGTTCCTGTGACTCTGGAGTCAAACGTAATAAGGCTTCACCAGTTTTTGTTTGATGAAGAAAACTATGAGCCTTCCGATACGGTAAAGGAGATCAGCAGACAGATCGAGCTTCGGATAAAAAATAAGGGTTAAAAGGGTGTTTGGCCTGTAAAGGGCAGAGGGTAGTTTCTCCTCTTATGTCTTTTACAGGCCTTTTCCTGTTCAAATAAAAAACTGTCCTTTTCCTTCCGTTTAAAATGTGCTATACTATGCAAATGGAATCAGATAGGAGATGAAAAATGAATAAAAACAGCTTAAAAAAACTCCTGTTTTTATGCCTGGCCATTCCTTTTGCAGCCGTGGCCTTATGGGGATGCAGCAGAAATGACAGGCCCTCTGATACGGGAGAGCATAAGCTCAAGGTCGTGACGACCCTGTTTCCATACTATGATTTTACAAGACAAGTAGCCGGTGACAAAGTCGAGCTGACCATGGTAGTTCCGGCAGGAATGGACAGTCACTCGTTTGAGCCAACTCCTGCAGATGTACAGATCATCCGGGAGGCAGATGTTTTAATATGCAACGGGGGAGCCCTGGAACACTGGCTATCCCAGGTTCTTAATGCGGTTGATTCCGGTTCCATTACCGTTATTACGGGAATGGACTATGTAAATACGGTACAGGAAGAACTGGTGGAAGGGATGGAAGAGGAAGAGCACCTGCACCAGGAAGACGGGGATGACCATGACGGGGAGATAGAATACGATGAGCATATCTGGACGTCCCCTGTAAATGCCATGACTCTGGTGGAGGCCATCCGGGATACCCTTACGGAAAAGGATCCTGAAAACCGGAGTTATTATGAAGAGAGAGCAAAGGCCTACCTTGATAAGCTTAAAAAGCTTGACGGAGAGTTTTGCAGGGTGGCAGAGAATAAAAAACGGGATATGATCGTTGTGGGAGATAAATTTCCTTTCCGTTATCTGGCGGATGAATATGGCCTGTCCTACCGGGCAGCGTTTTCCGGCTGCAGCACGGATACGGAACCAAGTGCCAGAACCATTGCCTATCTTATCGATAAAATGCGCTTAGAACAGATTCCGGTGATCTATTACCTGGAGCTTTCCAGCCACCGGGTGTCTGAGATCATTGCAGAAGAGACAGGGGCAGAACCCCTTTTGCTTCATTCCTGCCACAATGTTTCAAGGCGGGAGTTTGACAGCGGTATTACTTATCTTGATCTTATGGAGCAGAATGTGATTAATTTAACAAGAGGATTGGATGAATGAGCCCATTAATACAATGCAGTCATGTGGATTTTGGATATGAGAACCAGGATGCTGTGGTGGATGTGACTATGGACGTTAATCCAGGGGAGTATGTCTGCATCGTGGGAGAGAACGGTTCCGGAAAGAGCACTTTGATGAAGGGGCTTTTAGGGCTGTTAAAGCCTACGAACGGTGTTATATCCGTGTCTGATGAATTAAAAAAAAGCGGGATCGGCTATTTGCCTCAGCAGACTGCAGCCCAGAAGGATTTCCCGGCAACGGTTTATGAAGTGGTCTTATCCGGCTGTTTAAGCCGCAGAGGAATCTGGCCCTTTTATTCAGGGATGGAAAAAAGGCTTGCGGTTCAAAATATGGAACGGCTGGGAATTAAAGCCCTTGCCGGAAAATGCTACCGGGAGCTGTCAGGGGGCCAGCAGCAGAGAACCCTGATTGCAAGGGCTCTCTGCGCCACTGATAAGCTTCTGATCATGGATGAGCCTATCACAGGTCTTGACCCCTCTGCTATAACGGAATTTTATGAGATAATCCGCAAATTGAACCGTGAGGAAGGGGTTGCCATTCTGATGGTATCCCATGATATCGCCAATGTAGTGAAGCAGGCGGATAAGATCCTTCATTTAAAACGGGAGGTCCTGTTTTACGGACCCACTGAGGAGTATTTAAAAAGCAATGCAGGATTTATTGATACAGGAGGTGCGTAAAGATGGGAATAATCGGTGAAATGCTGTCCTATCCGTTTCTGGTAAGGGCCCTGGCAGGAGGAATCCTGGTTTCCTTATGCGCATCCTTATTAGGCGTCAGCCTGGTGCTGAAACGGTATTCCATGATTGGTGACGGACTGTCTCATGTCTCCTTTGGAGCCCTGTCCTTTGCGGTGGCCTTTGGCTGGTCCCCTTTAAGGATATCTGTGCCGGTGGTGGTGGTGGCCGCATTTTTCCTTCTGCGCATCACAGAGAATGGAAAGATAAAAAGTGACGCAGCCATTGCCATGATATCTGCCGTTGCCCTGGCAGCAGGCATTATCATCACCTCCATGACAACAGGAATGACAACGGATGTGAGCAGCTATATGTTTGGAAGTATACTGGCCATGAGCAAAGAGGATGTCCGTTTAAGCGTGATCCTGTCCTTTCTTGTGCTGGGCCTGTTTTTGATTTGCTATAATAAAATCTTTGCTGTGACCTTTGACGAAAGCTTTGCAAGGGCAACGGGAGTGAGGGTATCCTGGTACAATGTTCTGATTGCGGTTTTAACCGCAGTTACCATTGTTCTGGGAATGAGGATGATGGGAGCCATGCTGATTTCCAGCCTCATTATTTTTCCGTCCCTTACCTCCATGCGTGTGTTTAAAAGCTTCCGGGGAGTGGTTATATGTTCAGGGATTTTGTCGGTCGTGTGTTTTGTGATCGGTATAATGGCCTCCTACCGTTACTCCACCCCGGCGGGAGCCAGTGTGGTAATGGTGAATTTGGCGGCATTTCTGGTTTTCTCAGCTGCAGGCTATGGGGTAAGAATGAGCCGGGCCGATAAAAAAGCGGGCCACAGGACCGCAGGAAAAGAGGAAAGTCAGTGAGATGAACATGGAAGAAAAACAATTAAAGCGCGCCAGACGGCACGTAAGCCAGACGCAGTTTATTGCTTATGGATTTTTTTGTCTGATCATGACAGGAGCCCTTCTTTTGATGCTTCCGATTTCCAGCAGGGATGGGCAGTCTGAAGATTTTTTAAGCTGTCTGTTTACCGCTACCAGCGCCTCCTGCGTGACAGGACTGATTGTCAGGGATACCTGGACCCAGTGGTCCTTGTTTGGACAAATGGTGATTATGACGATGATACAGATCGGAGGTCTTGGATTTGTAACGGTGGGCGTGTTTATATCCATTGTGCTCAGACGGAAGATCGGATTAAAAGAGAGAGGGCTTTTGCAGGAAAGCGTCAATACCTTGCAGATCGGCGGTGTTGTAAGGCTGGCAAAAGGGATCATAAAAGGAACTGTTCTCTTTGAAGGAACAGGAGCCATCCTTCTGGCCCTTCGTTTTATTCCCAAATACGGGTTCTGGCGAGGAATGTTTTATGGCATTTTCCACTCCATATCAGCCTTCTGCAATGCAGGATTTGATTTAATGGGACATCAGGCGCCCTATAGTTCCTTTGTCTCCTATTATGACGACTGGCTGGTGAATCTGGTCATTATGTCCTTGATCATCATAGGCGGTATCGGTTTTATCGTATGGGAAGATATATATAAGAACAAGCTTCACTTTAAAAAATATATGCTGCATACCAAAATGGTTTTGGTGAGCACTGGGGTTCTGGTTTTTGGAGGCGGATTCCTTTTCTATCTGCTGGAAAGGAATAATCTTTTGGTGGGGATGAATGCCAGCGGGCAGATTTTAACGTCCATGTTCAGTTCTGTAACAGCCAGAACAGCCGGTTTTAATACCACCGATACAGCGGCGCTGACCGATGGAAGCAAGCTGCTCACCATAATCCTCATGTTCATCGGAGGAAGTCCCGGGTCAACGGCGGGAGGAATTAAGACTACGACGATCTTTGTCCTTCTTATGTGCGTACATTCCAATATCAAGCAGACCTACGGGGTCAATATTTTCGGAAGGCGTCTGGAAGAGACGGTCATTAAGCGGGCAGGCGCTATTTTGACAATCAACCTGTTTTTGGCTCTTTCCGCAGCTCTTGCCATTATGGCCATTCAGCCTCTGGGATTTTCGGATATCCTGTTTGAAACGGCATCAGCCATCGGAACCGTAGGAATGACCACAGGCATTACCAGGGATCTTTATCCTGTATCACGGGTAATTATCATTATCCTCATGTACAGCGGAAGGATCGGAAGCTTGTCATTTGCCCTGGCATTTGCCCAGAGCCATCGTAAAGCCCATGTGGAACAAGTAGCGGAAACCATCAATGTAGGTTAAAGGAAAAGGAGTGAAATCATGAAATCAATATTAATTATTGGACTTGGCCGGTTTGGCCATCATCTGTGTCTTAATATGGCAAGACTTGGAAACGATGTCATGATCGTGGACCAGAAAGAAGAGTGTCTGGAAGACCTGCTTCCTTATGTGACCAGCGCAAAGATCGGTGACTGCACCAATGAAACGGTCTTAAAAAGCCTGGGAATAGCCAATTTCGATCTGTGCTTTGTATGCATCGGAACGAATTTCCAGAGCAGTCTGGAGATCACAAGCCTGGTCAAGGAGCTGGGGGGCAGGAGAGTCATCAGCAAGGCAAACCGTGATATTCATGCCAAATTCCTGCTGAGAAACGGCGCGGATGAGGTCATTTATCCGGACAGGGACATTGCAGAAAAGCTGTCTGTCCGCTACAGCACGGATCATGTGTTTGATTATATTGAGCTGACACCGGAATATTCTATTTATGAGATTCCTCCTCTTCCGGAATGGGTTCATAAGACCATAAGGGAAATGGATATCAGAAACCGGTATCATATCAGTGTCCTTGGAATCAAGCGGGAAGGCAGGGCCCAACTCATGCCGCCGGCAGATTATGTGATTCAGGCTCAGGAGCATTTGATGGTAATTGGAAAAAGAGAGCATATTGAGCATATATTAAAGGAACTAAAGTAAGGAAGCAATAGGAGGTTTGATATGCCTGCATGGTTAGCTTCTAATGGTTCAACGGTTTTAGCAGCCCTTGTCATTTTGGTGCTGGTGTGTATTTCAATCAGACAATTCATTAAAAATAAGGGGAAAAGCGGCTGCGGACATTGCGGCGGGTGCTGCAGCCATTGCAGCGGAGGCTGCGGTCAATCCGTCTTTGGAAATGCGGATGAGGAAAAGAAGGAATTATAAAGAGGAAAAGGCGGAAGGAGGATGCCCCTATGTTTTAGGGCATCCTCCTTCCGCCTTTTCTATTATTTTAAATCCAATTTTAAGTCTCCGAATTTAATCCAGCCGATTTTTCTAAGTATTTCACCAAAGAGCAGAGTGAGAAGGGCAGGGAGGATGAAGCAGACCATCAGGATTCCAAGCCACATGAATGTACCGCCTTTCATTGCAGTGTAAACTCCGATAGGGCCTACCAGGCCGCAGGTGCCCATGCCGGAGCCTGCCGGTATGTTTTTTAGCTGGAATACCATGGTTGCTATGGGACCGGTTATCATGGAAGCCAGGGTGGGGGCGATCCAGATCTTTGGATTCTTTACGATGTTTCCCATTTGCAGCATACTGGTGCCAAGGCCCTGGGCCATAAGGCCGCCTACTCCGTTTTCCCGGAAGGAGAGTACGGCAAAGCCGATCATCTGTGCACAGCAGCCTGCTGTGGCAGCACCTCCTGCCAGGCCGTCAAGGGATAAGGCGATGCAGATGGCAGCGCTGCTGATGGGCAGGGTCAGGGCGATGCCGATGAGAGCGGATACCAGGATTCCCATAAAAAGTGGCTGCAATTCGGTAGCTGTTTTCACAAGGACGCCAAACCAGTTCATGAAGCCTGCCACGCCCGGTCCTACGGATTGTGCTATAAGGACTCCGGAAATGATGGTTACTCCAGGTGTGACCAGAATGTCCAGCCGTGTTTCCTTTGAAACGATCTTCCCAAGCTCCGTGGCAACCACTGTTGCAGCAAGAGCGCCTACAGGTCCCCCCAGAGCATTGCCGGCAATCCCCACGGTTGCTGCGGAAAAAAGGACAAGGGCAGGGGCGTGAAGGGCATAGGCAATGGCAACGCCCAGGGCTGCTCCGGTGGCAGCTTTTGCGTAGTCCGCGATCACGTTAAAAATAGTGAGATTGAATTGCTGGCCCAGAGTACCGAATATGGTTCCGATCAAAAGAGACGCAAAAAGGCCAAATGCCATAGCACCCAATGCATCAATGAGATAGGTCTGGACAGTAATTGTGACGTTTTTCCTTTTCAGGAACTCTTTTACGCCGCATTTTTCCATAATAAAAATCTCCTTTAAATAGTATGGTGCACACATTTGACCTTTGTCAAAGCAGTTGACATGTATTCTACCATAAAATAACCGGATTGCAAATATTTATGCAGAAATTTGTAAAAATTGATAATTTTTAAACAATATCTGCTGGAAAAACCCATGGGCCGCTGCTTGACTTTGTTTAAGGTTTGTGACACAATAAATAAATGTAATTTCATGTAAAACTCTGGAAAGAAAAGAGGTACCTATTGATATGACGAAAATTGATATTATTTCCGGTTTTCTTGGAGCTGGAAAAACGACTTTTATTAAGAAACTGCTGCAGGAAGCCATTGCCGGAGAGCAGGTTGTCCTGATTGAAAATGAATTTGGTGAGATCGGTATTGACGGAGGTTTTTTAAAGGATGCGGGGATCGAGATCCGGGAAATGAATTCCGGCTGTATCTGCTGCTCCCTGGTAGGTGATTTCGGTAAATCCCTTGAAGAGGTGCTGACAAAATATCATCCGGACCGTGTGATCATTGAACCGTCAGGCGTTGGTAAATTATCCGATGTCATGAAAGCGGTTGTTGATGTGGCTTCTGAGGTGGAAGTGACCTTAAACAGTGCCGTCACCATCGTGGATGCGCAGAAATGCAGGATGTACAGAAAGAATTTCGGAGAGTTCTTCAATAACCAGATCGAGAATGCAGGAACCATCGTATTAAGCCGTACCGATATCGCTCCTTCCGACAAGGTGGAT
The nucleotide sequence above comes from Lacrimispora sp. BS-2. Encoded proteins:
- the pfkB gene encoding 1-phosphofructokinase produces the protein MIYTVTFNPALDYVVRVDHFTLGAVNRTEQESIYYGGKGLNVSAVLSALGYGNTALGFVAGFTGEEIERGVKGLGFQSDFIRVEKGLSRINVKLKSQEETEINGMGPEITGKDVKQLFEKLDRLTAGDVLVLSGSIPKSIDDDIYERIMKSLDGRGVRIVVDATKDLLINVLPYHPFLIKPNNHELGEMFGVTLHGPEEIICYGKRLQEKGAGNVLISMAGDGAILITEEGDVFRMGVPKGTVKNSVGAGDSMVAGFIAGYLENGSYKHALRLGSAAGSASAFSEGLAGREDIMRLYEELSKEGF
- a CDS encoding fructose-specific PTS transporter subunit EIIC; this translates as MRITELLKKESIELGVKVSGKEEAIDRLVGLMEAGGRLKDKAGYKEGILAREALGSTAVGDGIAIPHAKVAAVKEPGLSAMVVPGGVDYEAFDGSLAHLIFMIAAPEGEADVHLEALSRLSTLLMDPDFKNDLMKAQSKEEFLRLIDDKESERYQKKEEKTEPGAKAPTGYQVLAVTACPTGIAHTFMAAENLEQQGKKLGIALKAETNGAEGAGNVLTKAEIAAADGIIIAADKKVDMARFDGKRVVMATVTEGIQKGEELIKKAVSKETPVYHHSGSASSSEEREQEHVGRSIYKHLMNGVSHMLPFVIGGGILIALAFLFDDYSIDPSNFGKNTPLAAYLKTIGEQAFGMMLPVLAGYIAMSIADRPGLAVGFVGGLIAKMGATFANPAGGSVNSGFLGALLAGFIGGYIVIMLKKAFSKLPKSLEGIKPVLLYPLIGILLVAVVTTFINPFIGAINDGITGLLNGMGGTSKIILGAVVGGMMSVDMGGPVNKAAYVFGTAQLAEGNFDIMAAVMAGGMVPPIAVALCTTFFKKKFTEKERQSGLVNYIMGLSFISEGAIPFAAADPIRVIPSCIIGSAVAGGLSMALGCTLRAPHGGIFVLPTIGNPFGYLIAIIVGSAAGCLILAALKKNLETE
- a CDS encoding HAD family hydrolase; the encoded protein is MYKCCIFDLDGTIIDTIHSLAYSISLTMEHFGYGPVDVDHTKKFVGDGFKKLVERALIYSGDEKLTHYEEALAFYEDTFEKNCLYKVEPYEGMPELLKFLKDKGIKIGVLTNKGHERAVECVEAVYGKGFFDLITGEGNGVKCKPDPSGAFMTAEHFHAKPSECLYFGDTNTDMRTGIHAGMDTVAVTWGFRDRAELEAFHPRYMIGHPDEIKHVFE
- a CDS encoding LCP family protein, which gives rise to MANHLKWGLIMIAAVWAALIGTMLGYTWNIMHMPQRVPNIQIPQMQNPNISIETQEKMEGYWTVAVFGVDSREGTLGKGTRSDMQMILNVDLGTGEIRLVSVYRDTYLRIDDKERYDKINEAYFKGGHIQAIEALRENLDLSIDDYASFSWKAVADAINLLGGIDVDISHEEFRVINGFITETVESTGVGSHHLKQEGINHLDGVQAVAYARLRKMDTDFKRTERQREVVDLALNKAREADAATLTKVVTAVLPQISTSIGMKDMLPLMKNVKRFHLTETEGFPSKLKDVMIGKRDCVVPVTLESNVIRLHQFLFDEENYEPSDTVKEISRQIELRIKNKG
- a CDS encoding metal ABC transporter substrate-binding protein — translated: MNKNSLKKLLFLCLAIPFAAVALWGCSRNDRPSDTGEHKLKVVTTLFPYYDFTRQVAGDKVELTMVVPAGMDSHSFEPTPADVQIIREADVLICNGGALEHWLSQVLNAVDSGSITVITGMDYVNTVQEELVEGMEEEEHLHQEDGDDHDGEIEYDEHIWTSPVNAMTLVEAIRDTLTEKDPENRSYYEERAKAYLDKLKKLDGEFCRVAENKKRDMIVVGDKFPFRYLADEYGLSYRAAFSGCSTDTEPSARTIAYLIDKMRLEQIPVIYYLELSSHRVSEIIAEETGAEPLLLHSCHNVSRREFDSGITYLDLMEQNVINLTRGLDE
- a CDS encoding metal ABC transporter ATP-binding protein encodes the protein MSPLIQCSHVDFGYENQDAVVDVTMDVNPGEYVCIVGENGSGKSTLMKGLLGLLKPTNGVISVSDELKKSGIGYLPQQTAAQKDFPATVYEVVLSGCLSRRGIWPFYSGMEKRLAVQNMERLGIKALAGKCYRELSGGQQQRTLIARALCATDKLLIMDEPITGLDPSAITEFYEIIRKLNREEGVAILMVSHDIANVVKQADKILHLKREVLFYGPTEEYLKSNAGFIDTGGA
- a CDS encoding metal ABC transporter permease; this encodes MGIIGEMLSYPFLVRALAGGILVSLCASLLGVSLVLKRYSMIGDGLSHVSFGALSFAVAFGWSPLRISVPVVVVAAFFLLRITENGKIKSDAAIAMISAVALAAGIIITSMTTGMTTDVSSYMFGSILAMSKEDVRLSVILSFLVLGLFLICYNKIFAVTFDESFARATGVRVSWYNVLIAVLTAVTIVLGMRMMGAMLISSLIIFPSLTSMRVFKSFRGVVICSGILSVVCFVIGIMASYRYSTPAGASVVMVNLAAFLVFSAAGYGVRMSRADKKAGHRTAGKEESQ
- a CDS encoding TrkH family potassium uptake protein, producing MEEKQLKRARRHVSQTQFIAYGFFCLIMTGALLLMLPISSRDGQSEDFLSCLFTATSASCVTGLIVRDTWTQWSLFGQMVIMTMIQIGGLGFVTVGVFISIVLRRKIGLKERGLLQESVNTLQIGGVVRLAKGIIKGTVLFEGTGAILLALRFIPKYGFWRGMFYGIFHSISAFCNAGFDLMGHQAPYSSFVSYYDDWLVNLVIMSLIIIGGIGFIVWEDIYKNKLHFKKYMLHTKMVLVSTGVLVFGGGFLFYLLERNNLLVGMNASGQILTSMFSSVTARTAGFNTTDTAALTDGSKLLTIILMFIGGSPGSTAGGIKTTTIFVLLMCVHSNIKQTYGVNIFGRRLEETVIKRAGAILTINLFLALSAALAIMAIQPLGFSDILFETASAIGTVGMTTGITRDLYPVSRVIIIILMYSGRIGSLSFALAFAQSHRKAHVEQVAETINVG
- a CDS encoding TrkA family potassium uptake protein — translated: MKSILIIGLGRFGHHLCLNMARLGNDVMIVDQKEECLEDLLPYVTSAKIGDCTNETVLKSLGIANFDLCFVCIGTNFQSSLEITSLVKELGGRRVISKANRDIHAKFLLRNGADEVIYPDRDIAEKLSVRYSTDHVFDYIELTPEYSIYEIPPLPEWVHKTIREMDIRNRYHISVLGIKREGRAQLMPPADYVIQAQEHLMVIGKREHIEHILKELK
- a CDS encoding FeoB-associated Cys-rich membrane protein — encoded protein: MPAWLASNGSTVLAALVILVLVCISIRQFIKNKGKSGCGHCGGCCSHCSGGCGQSVFGNADEEKKEL
- a CDS encoding PTS sugar transporter subunit IIC, whose product is MEKCGVKEFLKRKNVTITVQTYLIDALGAMAFGLFASLLIGTIFGTLGQQFNLTIFNVIADYAKAATGAALGVAIAYALHAPALVLFSAATVGIAGNALGGPVGALAATVVATELGKIVSKETRLDILVTPGVTIISGVLIAQSVGPGVAGFMNWFGVLVKTATELQPLFMGILVSALIGIALTLPISSAAICIALSLDGLAGGAATAGCCAQMIGFAVLSFRENGVGGLMAQGLGTSMLQMGNIVKNPKIWIAPTLASMITGPIATMVFQLKNIPAGSGMGTCGLVGPIGVYTAMKGGTFMWLGILMVCFILPALLTLLFGEILRKIGWIKFGDLKLDLK